In Levilactobacillus brevis, a single genomic region encodes these proteins:
- a CDS encoding IS30 family transposase, with amino-acid sequence MSSYKHLTLKDRECILLGVTLNDSYQVIAEKIGCSKATVSREVTRNGGRDAYSAVKAQESYQRRRLKSRRPRLLTDLKLRDFVLRCIVQYQWSPEQISGRLLHENSGWRISYNTIYRGIERDNLGIKRKSRGARGFARKLRHRGKTRKVKGTINERRGRFNDVPSVHERPVSCDNRSWFGHWEGDTVRGKTGRSALVTLVDRKSRYLLSQRVSKVNAKNVTQAMIDLLHTVTPKRVRTLTPDRGTEFARYREVSQELGIPVYFPDPHAPQQRGTNENTNGLIREYFPKGTDLDQLTDQDICQFIETLNNRPRKVLGWKSPSEIFFGIKLRLT; translated from the coding sequence ATGAGTTCGTACAAACATCTTACCTTAAAAGACCGAGAATGCATACTGTTAGGCGTCACTTTAAACGATAGCTATCAAGTTATTGCGGAGAAAATTGGCTGTTCTAAAGCCACTGTATCACGTGAAGTTACACGCAATGGCGGTCGTGATGCATACTCAGCTGTCAAAGCACAAGAGAGCTACCAAAGGCGCCGACTGAAGAGCCGCCGTCCTAGACTCCTAACTGACCTGAAATTACGAGATTTTGTCCTTCGCTGCATCGTTCAATACCAATGGTCTCCCGAACAAATCTCAGGGCGTTTACTTCACGAAAATAGTGGATGGCGAATTAGTTACAACACCATTTATCGCGGAATTGAACGTGATAATTTGGGAATTAAACGTAAGAGTCGTGGCGCTCGTGGTTTTGCCCGTAAACTCCGCCATCGTGGCAAAACTCGCAAGGTCAAAGGAACAATCAATGAACGACGGGGGCGGTTTAATGATGTTCCTTCAGTCCATGAGCGGCCAGTGTCGTGTGATAACCGGAGCTGGTTTGGCCATTGGGAAGGTGACACCGTTCGAGGTAAGACTGGACGTTCAGCTTTAGTTACGTTGGTGGACCGTAAATCACGTTACTTACTATCTCAACGAGTTTCCAAAGTAAACGCCAAGAACGTTACACAAGCTATGATTGACTTATTGCATACTGTGACGCCCAAACGAGTTCGTACGCTTACGCCGGATCGTGGGACTGAATTCGCAAGATATCGTGAAGTTAGTCAAGAGCTAGGTATTCCGGTCTATTTTCCAGATCCACACGCACCACAGCAACGGGGAACTAACGAGAATACAAATGGTCTTATTCGTGAGTATTTCCCAAAAGGAACTGATTTAGATCAACTCACTGACCAAGATATCTGTCAGTTCATTGAAACATTAAATAACCGACCACGTAAGGTCTTAGGCTGGAAGAGTCCATCAGAAATTTTCTTTGGAATAAAGTTGCGCTTGACTTGA